From a single Fusarium fujikuroi IMI 58289 draft genome, chromosome FFUJ_chr03 genomic region:
- a CDS encoding related to nik-1 protein (Os-1p protein) has translation MTGNKVSESTREREIFKYDSVLLANSIRNDVANLIPSSSLRPCSDPAMTALAQVALLRLGASRAMISLFDCQHQHIIAEATPALRISAHANPPSSGSDSLWLCGTAIPRSYGICDHVLVPPESGGPQQASLASELPVTVISNLGENEKYRDIWYYKTRPEHRFYAGVPIRTRRGINIGVFCILDNEPRETLDEASLQVMRDVSASILGQMELTRSGDGRRPGERMVRGLGSYVEGKTTMSGWQNSLAHAFNTDASTEEGSLNQTQQKIQNQRDNAAAAADTESISTPDTFVLESPSQNRSTSPFHPTDKPAHSAPTGEESRSQQLNQIFSKAANILRESIEVEGVLFLDAGVGSFAGRIRSGSLRRNSRTHRRPSSSSSSSSSPGRGNNSVSSPRNSADSWSSGAMCPVLGFSTSVSSSINGEAPSGRSRTIPERQLQKLLRRYPKGKIFNFDGDGVMGSSDPTSEDSAMAAFQAQKARSIQEGQRGDNPKSRKVNDPYSRKNEGMAIRDVFPGARSVAFVPLWDSHRERWFSGCFVYTMTPTRIFTVQGELSYLAAFSAVIMADVAMMESSIVSLATTSLLSSLSHELRSPLHGIVLCAELLRDTALDVFQGDVLRSLEVCGRTLLDTINHLLDWTRINNFVKAPSGQSPNSGIAFMRGAQSNQRSRPTDGMMHITSNLDLDMLVEEVVECIHAGHTYQQQSLSLVRDDRPNEELNRDPLTRLDGMDVADSIKAGEKISNGTGPDTVLVMLDIDPAVDWAFHLESGALRRIIMNLCGNALKYTRRGYVKVSAYQDPPGQSRSRDRVVHIDVTDTGAGIGQDYLNHRLFAPFAQENIHSSGAGLGLSLVRKFVRALGGSIHVQSKVGTGTRIAVKLPLEAVSVDSTETMSDREEFQSQAIELSGLRVCINGFTPFGGGGSEISRWNSREFDERALLENVCHDWLRMQVVDSVHNIEYLPDLILCDESHLETIANQPRDELSSPVVVVCRNAAVARSLDRSHRSQRKLNWGLFSFISRPVGPRKLAKAFVLCFRRWMKLQATAADRASVSTRLDEPPTVSTAETDLVQRGSHDKDRGYFDIAPTLSPKKRRAHWDDDDIQTPLPSVSAMQIPPTPQDQRFLLVEDNAINMRILQTYMKKLGVAYDSASDGLRALECYKAQEGCYKCILMDISMPVMDGFEATRQIRGFEKASDLPRRHIVAISGLASKDAQEDAFANGLDLFLSKPVQLKELSRILKSRGLI, from the exons CTCGAGCCATGATCTCGCTGTTTGActgtcaacaccagcataTTATTGCCGAAGCTACACCTGCGCTTCGCATATCTGCTCACGCAAATCCTCCTAGTTCTGGTTCCGATAGCCTCTGGCTTTGTGGTACTGCAATACCTCGAAGCTATGGCATTTGTGATCATGTATTGGTACCTCCCGAGTCTGGTGGACCACAGCAAGCGTCGTTAGCTTCGGAGCTCCCGGTCACAGTGATAAGCAACCTCGGCGAAAATGAAAAGTATCGCGATATATGGTACTACAAAACACGGCCAGAGCATCGGTTCTACGCAGGAGTACCCATAAGAACCCGCCGAGGTATCAACATCGGCGTCTTCTGTATTCTCGACAACGAGCCGCGGGAGACACTTGACGAAGCATCACTCCAAGTTATGCGAGATGTTTCAGCATCTATCCTGGGTCAAATGGAACTGACACGATCTGGAGATGGCCGGCGTCCTGGCGAGCGCATGGTTCGCGGTTTGGGGAGCTATGTGGAGGGGAAGACGACCATGTCAGGATGGCAGAACAGTTTAGCTCATGCCTTCAATACCGATGCAAgcacagaagaaggctctCTCAACCAGACGCAACAGAAGATCCAGAATCAGAGGGATaatgccgctgccgctgccgacACGGAGAGCATATCCACGCCAGATACTTTTGTGCTTGAAAGCCCCAGTCAGAACAGGTCGACAAGTCCGTTTCATCCAACAGACAAGCCTGCTCATTCAGCTCCGACTGGAGAAGAATCGCGATCTCAGCAGCTGAACCAGATCTTCTCTAAAGCGGCAAACATACTACGCGAGTCGATTGAAGTTGAGGGGGTCCTGTTTTTGGATGCAGGTGTTGGCTCTTTTGCTGGCAGAATCCGGTCTGGTTCTTTACGGCGTAATTCAAGGACTCACCGTCGcccttcctcctcatcctcatcttcgtcctctccAGGTAGAGGTAATAATTCAGTGTCATCCCCCCGGAATTCCGCAGACTCCTGGTCTTCAGGTGCTATGTGCCCTGTCCTTGGATTCTCTACGTCTGTGTCTTCCAGTATCAATGGTGAAGCCCCGTCAGGACGCAGTCGAACTATACCCGAACGACAGCTCCAGAAACTACTGCGTCGCTATCCAAAGGGCAAGATCTTTAATTTCGATGGCGACGGAGTGATGGGATCGAGCGATCCGACAAGCGAGGACTCGGCTATGGCTGCTTTCCAGGCCCAGAAAGCTCGGAGCAttcaagaagggcaaaggGGCGACAATCCAAAGTCGCGAAAGGTCAACGACCCGTATTCCCGGAAAAATGAAGGCATGGCTATTCGCGATGTCTTCCCAGGAGCACGCAGCGTTGCCTTCGTACCTCTATGGGATTCTCATAGAGAGCGCTGGTTTTCTGGGTGTTTTGTCTATACAATGACACCAACCCGCATCTTTACAGTCCAGGGGGAACTGAGCTACCTTGCCGCTTTCAGTGCAGTCATAATGGCAGACGTTGCTATGATGGAGAGTTCCATAGTATCCTTGGCGACGACGTCTTTACTCAGCTCCCTATCCCATGAACTCCGGTCCCCACTTCACGGCATTGTTCTGTGTGCCGAACTGTTGCGTGATACTGCACTAGATGTATTCCAGGGCGATGTATTGCGCTCCCTTGAGGTCTGCGGTCGTACACTTCTGGACACGATCAATCACTTGCTTGATTGGACACGCATCAACAACTTTGTCAAGGCACCCAGTGGACAGTCGCCGAACTCGGGGATTGCCTTCATGAGAGGCGCACAGTCCAATCAGAGAAGTAGGCCAACTGATGGAATGATGCATATCACTTCGAATCTGGATCTGGACATGTtggtggaagaagtcgtGGAGTGTATTCATGCGGGTCACACCTACCAACAACAATCACTCTCGCTTGTTCGCGATGATAGGCCGAATGAAGAGCTCAACCGTGATCCGCTTACCCGCCTTGATGGTATGGACGTTGCGGATAGTATCAAGGCTGGAGAAAAGATCAGCAACGGAACTGGCCCTGACACAGTCCTTGTGATGTTGGACATTGACCCAGCAGTAGATTGGGCATTCCATCTTGAGTCAGGGGCATTGAGGCGCATAATAATGAATCTTTGCGGCAATGCCCTCAAGTACACAAGACGTGGTTATGTCAAAGTTTCAGCCTACCAGGACCCTCCTGGTCAAAGCCGGTCAAGGGATCGAGTCGTTCATATCGATGTCACCGACACAGGAGCTGGCATCGGACAAGATTACCTCAACCACCGTCTGTTCGCTCCGTTCGCTCAAGAGAATATTCATTCTTCGGGCGCGGGCCTTGGCCTGAGTCTTGTGAGGAAATTTGTCAGAGCCCTCGGAGGCTCTATACATGTTCAAAGCAAGGTGGGCACAGGAACCCGCATCGCTGTAAAACTACCACTAGAAGCCGTCAGCGTTGATTCGACGGAAACAATGTCCGACCGCGAGGAGTTTCAGTCACAGGCCATCGAGTTGTCAGGTCTCCGCGTCTGCATCAACGGATTCACACCTTTCGGCGGAGGTGGCTCAGAAATTTCACGTTGGAATTCTAGGGAGTTTGACGAACGTGCTTTGCTGGAAAATGTCTGCCATGATTGGTTGCGTATGCAAGTCGTCGATTCCGTCCACAACATCGAGTATCTTCCTGACCTGATACTCTGTGACGAGTCTCACCTTGAAACAATAGCAAACCAACCTCGAGACGAGCTATCGTCCCCCGTTGTCGTGGTCTGTCGCAATGCAGCAGTCGCTCGATCGCTTGACAGGTCACATAGGTCACAGCGCAAGCTCAATTGGGGATTGTTCAGTTTCATATCGCGTCC TGTGGGACCGAGGAAACTTGCCAAAGCTTTTGTCCTCTGCTTCAGGCGCTGGATGAAATTACAAGCAACGGCTGCAGATCGTGCCAGTGTCTCGACAAGACTCGACGAGCCACCGACTGTATCAACGGCAGAAACAGATCTTGTCCAACGTGGGTCCCATGACAAGGACCGTGGCTATTTTGATATTGCCCCAACGCTGTCTCCTAAGAAGAGAAGGGCGCAttgggatgacgatgacataCAGACTCCATTGCCATCAGTGTCCGCGATGCAAATACCCCCAACACCCCAAGACCAACGGTTCCTCCTGGTAGAAGACAATGCTATCAATATGAGGATCCTTCAAACGtacatgaagaagctgggTGTGGCGTACGACTCGGCCTCGGATGGACTACGAGCCCTGGAGTGTTacaaagctcaagaagggTGTTACAAGTGTATTTTGATGGATATTTCCATGCCGGTCATGGATGGGTTTGAGGCTACACGACAAATTCGAGGGTTTGAGAAGGCGTCAGATTTGCCACGAAGGCATATTGTCGCCATATCTGGCCTCGCCTCTAAGGATGCACAGGAGGATGCTTTTGCGAACGGACTGGATCTGTTTCTCTCCAAACCAGTgcagctcaaggagctcagTCGGATTCTCAAGAGTCGAGGGCTGATTTAG
- a CDS encoding related to extracellular chitinase: MRFIQMNFQWHLLFLALVTATAVSQGEPFRCIMYLTGQHDIVPSKSELQDVSHVILAFMRSETFNVDNKPQDYPLFTSVSDVRKRFPGGTKVMIAIGGWGDTQGFEEAAKNETTRKRWARQVAAMVTVTGADGIDIDWEYPGGNRDDYKQIPNSQREWEINAFVSLLQELRAAIGPDRLLSAAVPGKEVDLMAFTPTTVPKIMKEVDFLNIMTYDLMNRRDVVTKHHSGVSDSQDSIQRYIDRGASPGQLNLGFGYYVKWFMTQECSQGGLLGCPTQLLEDPETGADLGKTGGFSWHDEIPQEVSTSFERAKTAGTYDKDESYFYWDAKEWRWWTFDTKKSIQTKFSHVVPELGVGGVFAWGIGEDAPSFEHFQVTAEEVRNMRNGHAVEHDSMEDGNKDEL; encoded by the exons ATGCGCTTCATTCAAATGAATTTCCAATGGCATCTGCTATTTCTAGCGCTTGTGACTGCCACTGCCGTGTCTCAAGGCGAGCCATTCCGTTGCATTATGTATCTCACAGG ACAACATGATATTGTCCCATCAAAGAGCGAACTTCAAGATGTCTCGCATGTCATTCTGGCATTCATGCGATCCGAGACCTTCAATGTTGACAACAAACCTCAGGACTATCCGCTGTTCACCTCTGTTTCTGATGTCCGCAAAAGGTTCCCTGGCGGCACCAAAGTAATGATAGCGATCGGAGGATGGGGCGATACTCAGGGTTTCGAGGAAGCGGCCAAGAATGAAACCACGCGGAAGCGATGGGCGCGCCAGGTTGCGGCCATGGTCACTGTGACAGGCGCTGATGGCATCGACATTGACTGGGAGTACCCTGG AGGCAACCGTGATGATTACAAGCAAATTCCCAACTCCCAGCGCGAATGGGAAATCAATGCATTTGTATCGCTCCTCCAGGAGTTGCGTGCTGCTATTGGTCCCGACAGACTTCTCTCAGCGGCTGTTCCGGGCAAAGAGGTCGATTTGATGGCCTTTACACCCACTACCGTGCCAAAGATCATGAAAGAAGTcgacttcctcaacatcatgacCTACGACCTGATGAACCGCAGAGATGTCGTGACCAAGCATCACAGCGGTGTCTCAGATTCTCAAGACTCAATCCAGCGTTATATCGACCGGGGCGCATCACCGGGTCAGCTCAATCTTGGGTTCGGATACTATGTCAAATGGTTCATGACCCAAGAATGCTCACAGGGAGGGCTTCTTGGGTGCCCTACTCAATTGCTTGAAGATCCCGAGACCGGAGCTGATCTGGGCAAGACAGGCGGCTTTAGCTGGCACGACGAGATTCCCCAGGAGGTATCTACATCTTTTGAACGCGCGAAAACAGCCGGAACGTATGATAAAGACGAAAGCTATTTTTACTGGGACGCGAAGGAGTGGCGATGGTGGACGTTTGACACTAAAAAGAGCATCCAGACAAAGTTCAGCCATGTCGTGCCGGAGCTCGGAGTTGGGGGAGTTTTTGCTTGGGGCATTGGAGAAGATGCGCCCTCATTTGAGCATTTCCAAGTCACGGCCGAGGAAGTTCGCAACATGCGGAACGGGCATGCAGTGGAGCACGACTCCATGGAAGATGGGAACAAGGATGAGTTGTAA
- a CDS encoding related to glycerophosphoryl diester phosphodiesterase family protein has protein sequence MRFSTPLVAGLAVVGPAVAAPSPSYGDKELFKTVKPIKQIELGPRPYYLVNDMDEGSLKKKLQSCSEKPQKPSQWSIAHRGGGTLQFPEHSLESNLAGARMGAGILECDVAFTKDRQLVCRHSQCDLHYTTNIVTIPELNKKCTQPFKPAKDGKPASAKCCTSDITLKEFKTLCAKMEGFNATATNAADFLHGTPPWRTDLYATCGTVLSNKEHIQLTKRLGLKHTPELKTPEVKMPFDGDYTQKKYAQQLIDEHKQAGVKPSDVYLQSFLYDDILYWLKAEPEYARQAMYLDETGDTPETFEKAVANLTRYKKDGVRYIAPPLPYLVTPGKNGKIVPSAYAKKANELGLKIITWTLERSGPLKNGADGNYYYTTIAKLINNDGDVFNLLDVFREIGVAGVFSDWSSTVTYYANCFGLKL, from the coding sequence ATGCGTTTCTCTACTCCTCTCGTTGCCGGCCTTGCGGTTGTCGGCCCTGCCGTGGCTGCTCCCAGCCCCAGCTATGGCGATAAGGAGTTGTTCAAGACTGTCAAGCCAATCAAGCAGATTGAGCTCGGCCCTCGACCCTACTACCTCGTCAACGACATGGACGAGGGTtcgctgaagaagaagcttcagtCGTGCTCGGAGAAACCTCAGAAGCCTTCCCAGTGGTCAATTGCCCACCGTGGCGGTGGTACTCTTCAGTTCCCTGAGCACTCTCTCGAGTCGAACCTGGCTGGCGCTCGAATGGGCGCTGGTATTCTTGAGTGCGATGTTGCGTTCACCAAGGATCGCCAGCTCGTGTGCCGACACTCTCAGTGCGATCTTCACTACACGACCAACATCGTCACGATCCCcgagctcaacaagaagtGCACCCAGCCTTTCAAGCCCgccaaggatggcaagcctGCTTCTGCCAAGTGCTGCACCAGCGATATTACCCTCAAGGAGTTCAAGACTCTCTGCGCCAAGATGGAAGGCTTCAATGCCACTGCCACCAACGCTGCCGACTTCCTCCATGGTACTCCACCTTGGCGGACCGATCTATACGCCACTTGCGGTACAGTTCTGAGCAACAAGGAGCACATTCAGCTCACCAAGCGCCTTGGTCTGAAGCATACTCCTGAGCTCAAGACACCCGAGGTCAAGATGCCCTTCGACGGCGACTATACCCAGAAGAAGTACGCTCAGCAGCTCATCGACGAGCACAAGCAGGCTGGTGTCAAGCCTAGCGATGTTTATCTCCAGAGCTTCCTGTACGACGACATTCTGTACTGGCTCAAGGCCGAGCCTGAGTACGCTCGTCAAGCCATGTATCTCGATGAGACGGGCGACACACCAGAGACCTTTGAAAAGGCCGTTGCCAACCTCACCCGCTACAAGAAGGACGGCGTTCGCTATATCGCACCCCCTCTGCCTTATCTCGTCACACCTGGTAAGAACGGAAAGATCGTTCCCAGCGCGTATGCGAAGAAGGCGAATGAGCTCGGTCTCAAAATCATCACCTGGACCCTGGAGCGATCTGGTCCTCTGAAGAACGGCGCGGACGGCAACTATTACTATACTACTATTGCGAAGCTGATCAACAATGATGGTGATGTGTTTAACTTGTTGGATGTTTTCCGGGAGATTGGCGTCGCTGGCGTCTTCTCGGATTGGAGCTCGACTGTTACTTACTATGCCAACTGCTTCGGTCTTAAGCTCTAA
- a CDS encoding related to integral membrane protein PTH11, protein MSAFPIVDGVTVAIPPPEGYVVNFDHPLQRHAMESYVISGIGTALAFLFFFQYLYVKLWVLRKPDGETACLVIAWIFSIAVQAVSLSSFILGVTGVHAWELPLEKFNEGNQLAFISPILYAVCTACSKMALALFYRRLSPQRWWKWSVCGVFFLVAGYNLAVLLVVLFGCTPFKKSWDLTILEGSCVDRGAVYICTASLGILSDLILLIMPLPMILQLQMPPRQKAGLVVLFVIGSATLVTSVVRLVLLVPIVNANDYTWVLSSAVVWIFVEANLLIICASLTTLRRFFIHVAPKFIGERGSSVQYSATSKGTRQHPFQTIGSIRNKARKDRLGVQIEDPGFDLKTIVQAQPVTTEVTAYETDEQPEQMIRHLRRQESLNKFGAQTQTQTQTQMWDPRNSSDDEERAIVQTTTVTVVYGPRTE, encoded by the exons ATGTCCGCATTCCCCATAGTAGACGGCGTGACAGTCGCTATCCCACCACCAGAGGGTTATGTGGTCAACTTTGATCATCCCTTACAACGACATGCCATGGAGTCATATGTGATCTCAGGCATAGGCACAGCGCTcgctttccttttctttttccagtATTTATATGTCAAACTCTGGGTTTTACGTAAACCCGATGGCGAGACGG CTTGCCTTGTAATTGCGTGGATCTTCTCCATAGCGGTTCAAGCTGTCTCTCTCA GTTCATTCATCCTCGGGGTAACAGGCGTACATGCCTGGGAACTCCCCCTCGAAAAGTTCAACGAAGGGAATCAG CTCGCCTTCATATCTCCCATCCTATACGCAGTATGCACTGCCTGCTCCAAGATGGCGCTAGCGCTATTCTACCGACGGCTGTCACCGCAGCGGTGGTGGAAATGGAGCGTGTGTGGCGTCTTTTTCCTCGTTGCTGGCTATAACTTGGCCGTCCTGCTCGTGGTTCTGTTCGGGTGTACGCCGTTCAAGAAAAGTTGGGATCTCACGATACTCGAAGGCTCATGCGTGGATCGAGGAGCAGTGTACATCTGCACAGCGAGCCTGGGCATTCTTTCAgatctcatccttctcatcatgcCATTACCGATGATTCTGCAACTGCAGATGCCGCCACGACAAAAGGCCGGACTTGTTGTATTGTTTGTCATTGGTTCTGC AACACTTGTAACGTCTGTGGTTCGGCTAGTACTACTGGTTCCGATAGTTAATGCAAACGACTACACGTGGGTTCTCTCCAGTGCAGTGGTTTGGAT CTTTGTCGAGGCCAACCTCTTGATAATATGCGCGTCGCTGACGACGCTTCGTCGTTTCTTCATCCATGTCGCACCCAAATTCATCGGCGAACGTGGGTCATCAGTTCAATACTCCGCAACCAGTAAAGGAACACGACAACATCCATTCCAGACGATAGGGAGCATTAGAAACAAAGCCCGGAAGGATAGACTCGGCGTTCAGATTGAGGATCCTGGTTTCGACCTCAAGACAATCGTCCAGGCGCAGCCCGTGACGACCGAAGTCACGGCATATGAGACAGACGAACAGCCAGAACAGATGATACGGCACCTGCGGAGACAAGAGTCATTGAATAAGTTTGGggctcagactcagactcagactcagactcagatgTGGGATCCTCGCAacagcagcgatgatgaggagcgGGCGATTGTTCAGACGACAACGGTGACAGTTGTATACGGGCCAAGGACTGAATGA
- a CDS encoding related to diphthamide synthesis protein DPH2, translated as MASDLSAPPVLSTPDDHILEVPAADSIPKSTLSDDALRETYEVVRTADEIRAGGWRRIGLQFPDFMLVDAPRVVEALSKALSAHDAQEEGKAERRIYVLADSSYSACCVDEIAAEHVSADVVVHYGRTCLSPTSHLPAIYVYTTHDLDYNVTLEEIKKEFSDKSVKLVIMADLTYQNHVDKVVSLLKDEGYNNVVSTAVTRDPAALIPNRKILSDEAHDDEHWKAYSIIHISDPPSALLLALYSRFTSLHVLATPSSTLENPTIRTAGLLRRRFAKVLSLASAGVIGILVNTLSVANYLSSINTLREKIARADKKSYTIVVGKLNPAKLANFAEIEGWVVVGCWESGLVEDDAGYWRPVITPFELEVALMSEDERVWGGEWWGGIEKLGLNDKPQDAVNESKDAAVLEEDQFDDVAGGVEGEESAPPEFDMRTGKLISSSRPMRLPVRSGPSATNTTEVIGDGPAGTAKQNDALIKRSVGELASINGVASPGAEFLRSGRTWQGLGTDFDNEASTLVEEGRSGVARGYQVGESDKH; from the coding sequence ATGGCGTCCGATCTCTCGGCCCCTCCCGTCCTCTCGACTCCCGATGACCACATCCTTGAAGTTCCCGCCGCCGACTCTATCCCCAAATCCACACTCTCCGATGATGCCCTCCGCGAAACGTACGAGGTTGTTCGCACAGCCGATGAGATCCGCGCTGGAGGATGGAGGCGCATCGGCTTACAGTTTCCGGACTTTATGCTGGTAGACGCTCCTCGGGTTGTAGAGGCTCTATCGAAGGCACTCAGCGCACATGATGCGCAGGAAGAGGGCAAGGCTGAGAGGAGAATATACGTTCTTGCGGATAGCAGTTACAGCGCCTGCTGTGTGGACGAGATAGCTGCAGAGCATGTATCAGCAGATGTGGTAGTCCATTACGGCCGAACGTGTCTTAGCCCTACAAGTCACCTCCCTGCGATATACGTTTACACCACACACGATCTCGATTACAACGTGACATTGGAGGAAATCAAGAAAGAGTTCAGCGACAAGAGTGTCAAGTTGGTCATAATGGCCGATCTGACATATCAGAATCACGTTGACAAAGTGGTTTCACTTCTCAAAGACGAAGGCTATAACAATGTTGTTTCCACGGCAGTAACACGCGACCCAGCCGCCTTGATACCCAACCGCAAGATCCTTTCCGATGAAGCTCATGATGACGAACATTGGAAGGCTTACTCGATCATCCACATCTCCGACCCGCCCTCTGCGCTCCTTCTCGCTCTATACTCACGATTCACCTCATTACACGTCCTTGCGACGCCGTCTTCAACACTCGAGAACCCCACTATCCGCACCGCAGGTCTCCTTCGACGTCGATTTGCGAAGGTGCTGTCGCTGGCTTCCGCCGGTGTAATTGGCATCCTTGTGAATACACTTTCAGTAGCCAACTACCTTAGCTCAATCAATACCCTGCGGGAGAAGATCGCTCGTGCAGACAAGAAGAGTTATACCATTGTCGTAGGAAAGCTCAACCCGGCGAAGCTGGCTAACTTtgctgagattgagggtTGGGTTGTGGTCGGATGTTGGGAGAGCGGCTTGGtagaagatgatgctggatACTGGAGACCAGTCATCACACCgtttgagcttgaggttgcgCTTATGAGCGAGGATGAACGGGTCTGGGGCGGCGAGTGGTGGGGTggtatcgagaagcttggactTAACGACAAGCCTCAAGATGCGGTCAACGAGTCCAAGGACGCTGCCGTCCTAGAAGAGGATCAGTTTGACGATGTCGCTGGGGgcgttgaaggagaagaatctGCTCCTCCCGAGTTTGACATGCGGACGGGTaagctcatctcatcaagccGACCTATGAGACTTCCAGTTCGCAGCGGCCCCTCTGCCACCAACACTACAGAGGTGATTGGCGACGGTCCCGCCGGTACAGCCAAGCAGAATGATGCTCTTATCAAGCGCAGCGTTGGAGAATTGGCGAGTATCAATGGTGTCGCGAGTCCAGGTGCTGAATTTCTTCGCTCTGGTCGCACGTGGCAAGGCTTGGGCACCGATTTCGACAATGAAGCTAGCACATTAGTCGAGGAGGGTCGAAGTGGTGTTGCTCGAGGCTATCAAGTTGGAGAATCGGACAAACACTGA